In one Nitrospira sp. SG-bin1 genomic region, the following are encoded:
- a CDS encoding alcohol dehydrogenase produces the protein MKAMVLEHTSDVSDSPLQLQERPIPLPQPGQILVKLHVCGVCRTDLHVVEGELPDIPFPLIPGHQAVGTVVQVGSKVSEAQEADRVGIAWLQGTCGQCEFCTSGRENLCLRAKFTGYQVDGGYAEYAVVPARFAYPIPPIFSDEEAAPLLCAGIIGYRALRLSGVKPGQRLGLYGFGASAHIAIQIARHWGCQVYVSSLKPEHQALARQLGAVWVGGAMDMPPDKLHGSIIFAPAGDLVPPALRALDRGGTLALAGIHMSPIPSLDYDRDLFGERVIRSVTANTRQDGIDLLREAAAIPIKPHTARFPLEEANRALRELKAGTFQGAAVLTM, from the coding sequence ATGAAAGCAATGGTGCTCGAACATACGAGCGACGTCTCCGACAGTCCTTTACAGCTTCAAGAGCGCCCCATCCCTCTTCCACAACCCGGCCAGATCCTCGTCAAGCTTCACGTCTGCGGCGTCTGTCGGACGGATCTTCATGTGGTGGAGGGAGAACTCCCCGATATCCCATTTCCATTGATCCCGGGCCATCAAGCAGTCGGCACGGTGGTGCAGGTCGGATCCAAGGTCTCGGAGGCGCAGGAAGCGGACAGGGTCGGTATTGCTTGGCTTCAAGGAACGTGCGGACAGTGCGAATTCTGTACAAGCGGGCGTGAAAATCTTTGCTTACGGGCAAAGTTCACCGGCTATCAGGTTGATGGTGGCTATGCGGAATACGCCGTCGTACCCGCACGATTTGCCTATCCCATCCCACCAATCTTTTCTGACGAAGAAGCCGCTCCCCTGTTATGTGCCGGCATTATCGGCTATCGAGCCTTAAGGCTCAGTGGGGTCAAACCAGGTCAGCGTCTTGGACTCTACGGCTTCGGGGCTTCCGCACACATTGCAATTCAAATCGCACGGCATTGGGGCTGTCAGGTCTATGTCAGCTCGCTCAAACCGGAACATCAAGCGTTGGCTAGACAGCTCGGAGCGGTCTGGGTCGGCGGGGCAATGGATATGCCGCCGGACAAGCTGCATGGGTCGATTATTTTTGCACCGGCCGGTGATCTCGTCCCTCCGGCACTGCGCGCACTCGACCGAGGCGGCACGCTTGCCCTGGCCGGCATCCACATGTCTCCCATTCCATCCCTCGACTACGATCGCGACCTGTTCGGCGAGCGCGTCATTCGCAGCGTGACGGCCAACACCAGACAGGACGGGATCGATTTGCTGCGCGAAGCGGCGGCTATTCCCATCAAACCACATACGGCCCGTTTTCCTCTGGAAGAGGCGAACCGCGCGCTGCGGGAACTCAAAGCGGGTACCTTTCAAGGGGCGGCGGTCCTGACAATGTGA